ATATGCTGTACACATAGCTTCACCCGCAATTTTTGTAGCACCATAGAAATTTTTATTGTTAAAAGGATGATCTTCTGTCATAGGAACTTGTACTGCATCACCATATACAGATGCAGAAGAGCTGTAAATAAGTTTTTTTACTTTATGTTTTACACAGGCTTCTAGTACATTAAAAGTTCCTGCAATATTTACATCAAATGCAGTTCTTGGAAAATCCTTACAATGAAGTAACCACATAGCGGCTAAATGAAAAACATAATCTACATCATCCATAGCTTTATCTAAAATATCTAATTCTCTTACATCTCCACCATAAGGGAAAATAGAACATCGTGGGTCTTTTAAACTCTCTTCAAGATTTTCCATCTTTCCCCTAGTAAAGTTATCATAAATAATCACTTCTTTTACATTTTCTTTTAGTAACTCACTTACAACAAACCCACCAATAAATCCTGCAGCACCTATAACTAAAACTTTTGCATTATCTAATTTATTTGACATAATTCTTTCCTTTTTTATATTTTTATTTTTATTTTATAAATTACCAACAATAAATTCAATTTGTTCATCATTAAGATAAGAATTCATAGGTAAACTCATAATTTCTTGTGATATAATTTCTGAAATAGGCAAGTCCCCTTTTTTATATCCAAGATAAGAAAAACACTCCTGTAAGTGTAAAGGCATTGGATAATGTACTGCTGTTGGTATTCCTTTTGATTTAAGGTAATCTTGTATACTCATTAAGTTTGCCTTTTGATTTTTATCAAAAGTTTGCCTTAATTCCTCTCTATTTTTTACTCTAATTGAATATTGTGCCCAAACTGATGTAGCTCTTTTATCTATGATTGGCAGAACTAAGTTAATTTTCGACTTTAAAACTTCTGTATATTTTCTTGCCACTTTTTGTCTTAAAGTTAAATCTTTTTCATAATATTTTAATTTAACATTTAAAACAGCTGCTTGAAGAGTATCTAATCTTCCACCTATTCCAATATACTGATGATGATATCTTTTTGATTGTCCATGTAATCTTAATGATTTCATTTTAGTGGCAAGATTTTCATCATTTGTAAAACATGCTCCTCCATCTCCATAGCACCCTAATGGTTTTGCAGGGAAGAAAGAAGTAGTAGAAATATCTCCTAAGTTTGAATCTGTAATGCCATTAAAAGTGGAACCAAAACTTTGAGCACCATCTATAATTACTTTTAGATTATATTTATTAGCAATAGTTTGGATTTGATCCATATCTGCTGGCTGACCATAAAGAGATACTGGAATAATAGCTTTTGTTTTTGGTGTGATTTTATCTTCTATCAAAGCAGGGTTTATATTATATGTCTTTTCATCAATATCAATAAATACAGGAGTTGCACCTAAAAAAGCTATTGTTTCAGCTGTTGCTATAAAAGTAAATGGAGTAGTTATTACTTCATCTCCTGGTTTTATATCTAAAGCCATCATAGCAAGAAGTAAAGCATCTGTTCCACTTGAGCATGAA
This portion of the Arcobacter nitrofigilis DSM 7299 genome encodes:
- a CDS encoding SDR family NAD(P)-dependent oxidoreductase — encoded protein: MSNKLDNAKVLVIGAAGFIGGFVVSELLKENVKEVIIYDNFTRGKMENLEESLKDPRCSIFPYGGDVRELDILDKAMDDVDYVFHLAAMWLLHCKDFPRTAFDVNIAGTFNVLEACVKHKVKKLIYSSSASVYGDAVQVPMTEDHPFNNKNFYGATKIAGEAMCTAYNDRYGLEIVGLRYMNVYGPGQDQHAVYSGVVPIVLNKIDRNEAPSVNGDGSQAYDFIYVEDIARCNVAAAKSDVKLGYYNVGTEVQTTIKQLCDTMLKLKNSDLEINFVPYSEDDARQLVQNRIGSREKAEKELGFKYKYSLEDGLKKLIAWREEKGIRG
- a CDS encoding DegT/DnrJ/EryC1/StrS family aminotransferase, giving the protein MTIDFANLQHQHNLYKDEIEEAILKVARNCNFIMGEEVQELEENLQNFTKAKYAISCSSGTDALLLAMMALDIKPGDEVITTPFTFIATAETIAFLGATPVFIDIDEKTYNINPALIEDKITPKTKAIIPVSLYGQPADMDQIQTIANKYNLKVIIDGAQSFGSTFNGITDSNLGDISTTSFFPAKPLGCYGDGGACFTNDENLATKMKSLRLHGQSKRYHHQYIGIGGRLDTLQAAVLNVKLKYYEKDLTLRQKVARKYTEVLKSKINLVLPIIDKRATSVWAQYSIRVKNREELRQTFDKNQKANLMSIQDYLKSKGIPTAVHYPMPLHLQECFSYLGYKKGDLPISEIISQEIMSLPMNSYLNDEQIEFIVGNL